One Maribacter cobaltidurans genomic window carries:
- a CDS encoding ABC transporter permease, translated as MKEYFQLQFKMLNRKMIDFGIPLLIGYALLPSVFILLSYYLFQKTEFANYAYGLFALSFISKLSEPKRNDFLKSIFNKGKYKKLRISENILYSLPFTLFLIYQKQFVFSLILNLCVFVITLFNFSTDLNVTIPTPFSKKPFEFTIGFRKTFFVFPIAYFLTYVSISVGNFNLGVFSMLLIGLTCFSYYPNMENEYFVWNYNLSPKEFLIEKTKTCLIYFTFLSLPIIMALSISFYREIDILIVFFLLCYAYLTSMIFAKYSSFPKEMNMSQGILIAISFMLPPVLLIFIPLFYSRSIKKLNALLND; from the coding sequence ATGAAAGAATATTTCCAACTCCAATTTAAAATGCTGAACCGGAAAATGATTGATTTCGGAATTCCACTTTTGATTGGATATGCTCTTTTACCTTCAGTTTTTATATTGCTGTCCTATTACCTATTTCAAAAAACAGAATTTGCGAATTATGCTTATGGATTATTTGCATTAAGTTTCATTTCAAAATTAAGTGAACCCAAAAGAAATGATTTCTTAAAATCTATTTTCAATAAAGGCAAATACAAAAAATTGAGAATATCAGAAAATATTCTTTATTCTTTGCCTTTTACTCTTTTTTTAATCTATCAGAAACAATTTGTCTTTTCTCTTATATTAAATTTATGTGTATTTGTGATCACACTGTTCAACTTTAGTACAGATTTAAATGTGACAATCCCAACACCATTTAGCAAAAAACCATTTGAATTTACTATTGGATTTAGAAAGACATTCTTTGTTTTCCCAATAGCTTATTTCTTAACTTATGTTTCAATATCAGTTGGAAATTTTAACCTTGGTGTTTTTTCCATGCTATTAATTGGATTGACTTGTTTTTCGTATTATCCAAATATGGAAAACGAATATTTCGTCTGGAATTACAATCTATCTCCAAAAGAATTTTTAATAGAAAAAACGAAAACGTGCTTAATCTATTTCACATTTTTAAGTTTACCAATCATAATGGCTTTAAGTATTTCATTTTATAGGGAAATCGATATTTTAATTGTATTTTTTCTGTTGTGCTATGCTTATCTCACATCAATGATTTTTGCTAAATATTCGTCTTTTCCGAAAGAAATGAACATGTCTCAAGGAATTTTAATTGCAATAAGTTTTATGCTTCCACCAGTACTTTTAATATTTATTCCTCTCTTTTATTCCCGATCAATTAAAAAGTTAAATGCTCTTTTAAATGATTAA
- a CDS encoding ABC transporter ATP-binding protein, producing MIKIEKLSKFYGKKQVLNSIDLEFKKGKIYGIVGENGAGKTTLFRCISGLESYKGNISSDFTELKDHLGLLLTEPYFFSKITGKEYIQLLANARQTEITKIENKNIFGLPLNQYASTYSTGMKKKLALTAILLQENNVFILDEPFNGVDIQSNLIITEIIKRFKKLEKTVIISSHIFSTLENTCDEIYLMKNGEIINKVEKADFKNLEKEMKEFTVGNKIDKLELK from the coding sequence ATGATTAAAATTGAAAAACTATCAAAATTTTATGGTAAAAAACAAGTTCTAAATTCAATAGATTTAGAATTTAAAAAAGGTAAAATATATGGAATTGTTGGAGAAAATGGAGCAGGAAAAACAACCCTATTTAGGTGTATTTCAGGACTTGAAAGCTATAAAGGGAATATCTCGTCCGACTTTACAGAATTAAAAGACCATCTAGGACTTTTATTGACAGAACCATATTTTTTCTCTAAAATTACCGGAAAAGAATATATACAGCTACTTGCCAATGCAAGACAAACAGAAATAACCAAAATTGAGAACAAAAACATTTTTGGTTTACCATTGAATCAATATGCATCAACCTACTCGACTGGAATGAAAAAGAAATTGGCTTTAACCGCCATACTTTTACAGGAAAATAATGTGTTTATTTTAGACGAACCCTTCAATGGTGTTGATATACAAAGTAATTTAATCATAACTGAAATCATAAAAAGATTTAAAAAATTAGAGAAAACAGTAATTATTTCATCTCATATATTTTCAACTTTAGAGAATACTTGTGATGAAATATATTTAATGAAAAACGGAGAAATTATAAACAAAGTAGAAAAAGCTGATTTTAAAAATCTCGAAAAAGAAATGAAAGAATTTACAGTCGGAAATAAAATTGACAAACTTGAACTGAAATAA
- the ftsZ gene encoding cell division protein FtsZ — MSNHNEFDSISFDLPKNQSNVIKVIGVGGGGSNAINHMFQAGINGVDFVICNTDAQALDNSPVPIKIQLGVSLTEGLGAGANPEVGEQAAMESMEEIKGMLDRTTKMIFITAGMGGGTGTGAAPVIAKFAKEMDVLTVGIVTMPFQFEGKMRCDQAQLGIEKLRKNVDSLIVINNNKLREVYGNLGFKAGFSKADEVLATAARGIAEVITHHYTQNIDLRDAKTVLSNSGTAIMGSAIASGSARANEAIMKALDSPLLNDNKITGAKNVLLLIVSGAQEITIDEIGEINDHIQIEAGYGANIIMGVGEDESLGEAIAVTVIATGFNVEQQDDIVNTEAKKIIHTLDDNQKAEAELLSNKRTVHTLEIEEEEEIEKPVERYQFLDPGDFDLIPTTNYIRNFNVFYEEVIADNISEDDFVIIDSSAELRDIEVVEPEILKYMEEEEDQFAMSFDMSSDEDERENVVVFNLDDEIKDLDVKDSVEIIPVLEYNKKGETRYSLDDYMELENKLTGAKSKAEEFEPKIIEDELVFEKKTVSSKESKPQETNVDPMETPIEELLRERADERRRKLKDFNYKFKNSLSNIDEIEKEPAYKRQGVDLNDGPREKKISRTSLSGDSNDDIQLRSNNSFLHDNVD, encoded by the coding sequence AAAAATCAAAGCAATGTCATTAAGGTCATTGGTGTAGGTGGTGGTGGTAGCAACGCCATTAACCACATGTTCCAAGCCGGTATCAATGGGGTTGATTTTGTCATCTGTAACACAGACGCGCAGGCCTTGGATAATAGTCCGGTGCCCATAAAGATCCAATTGGGTGTGTCGTTGACGGAGGGATTGGGAGCTGGTGCCAATCCAGAAGTAGGCGAACAGGCTGCGATGGAGAGTATGGAGGAAATCAAAGGTATGCTTGACAGGACTACGAAAATGATTTTCATTACCGCGGGAATGGGCGGGGGAACAGGTACTGGTGCTGCTCCCGTAATCGCAAAGTTCGCTAAGGAAATGGATGTCCTAACGGTAGGCATCGTTACGATGCCATTCCAATTTGAAGGTAAAATGCGTTGTGATCAAGCCCAACTGGGTATAGAAAAATTACGAAAAAATGTCGATTCCTTAATTGTAATCAACAATAATAAGCTAAGGGAAGTCTATGGAAACCTTGGTTTTAAGGCAGGGTTTTCCAAGGCGGACGAGGTTTTGGCAACTGCCGCTAGGGGTATTGCAGAAGTGATTACCCATCATTACACCCAAAACATCGACTTACGTGATGCCAAGACCGTTCTTTCCAATAGTGGTACTGCCATCATGGGGTCTGCCATTGCTTCAGGTTCTGCAAGGGCCAACGAAGCCATTATGAAAGCCCTTGACTCTCCACTGTTGAACGATAATAAGATTACCGGGGCCAAAAATGTATTGTTGCTTATAGTATCTGGGGCTCAGGAAATCACTATTGACGAAATAGGAGAAATCAATGACCATATCCAAATAGAGGCAGGCTATGGTGCCAACATCATTATGGGTGTAGGTGAGGATGAATCTTTGGGAGAAGCTATTGCCGTAACGGTGATTGCCACGGGATTTAATGTAGAGCAACAAGATGATATTGTAAATACCGAGGCCAAGAAAATTATTCATACCCTAGATGATAACCAAAAGGCGGAAGCCGAGTTGCTATCAAACAAAAGAACCGTGCATACCCTTGAAATAGAGGAAGAGGAGGAAATAGAAAAGCCAGTGGAACGATATCAGTTTTTAGACCCAGGAGATTTCGATTTGATTCCCACTACCAATTATATACGGAATTTTAATGTGTTTTATGAAGAGGTCATAGCCGATAATATTTCCGAGGATGACTTTGTTATCATTGATTCGTCGGCGGAATTGAGGGATATTGAAGTTGTAGAGCCGGAAATCTTGAAATATATGGAAGAGGAAGAGGACCAATTCGCCATGAGTTTTGATATGTCTTCGGACGAAGATGAAAGGGAAAATGTTGTGGTATTCAATTTGGATGATGAAATCAAGGACCTGGATGTTAAGGATAGTGTAGAGATTATTCCTGTATTGGAGTACAATAAAAAGGGAGAAACACGCTACAGTTTGGACGACTATATGGAACTTGAGAATAAGTTGACCGGCGCAAAATCAAAAGCAGAGGAGTTTGAACCTAAAATTATTGAAGATGAACTGGTTTTTGAAAAAAAGACGGTTTCATCTAAGGAAAGCAAACCCCAAGAAACTAACGTAGACCCCATGGAAACTCCTATCGAGGAATTGTTAAGGGAAAGGGCCGATGAGCGTAGAAGAAAGCTGAAGGATTTCAACTATAAGTTTAAAAATAGCTTAAGCAACATAGATGAAATAGAAAAGGAACCCGCTTATAAAAGACAAGGAGTTGACTTGAATGACGGTCCAAGGGAAAAAAAAATTTCCAGAACGAGCCTAAGCGGGGACAGTAATGACGATATTCAATTAAGGTCCAACAATTCATTCTTACACGATAACGTAGATTAG
- a CDS encoding GatB/YqeY domain-containing protein translates to MSLQSKVMEQMKIAMKAKDTVALESLRAIKSALLLESTSGSGKELTEEDEIKLVQKLVKQRKDSAAIFMEQGRQDLADPELAQVTVIEQFLPEQLTEEEVEKVVVQTIDTTGASGMKDMGKVMGIVSKELAGQADGKMISAIVKQKLNS, encoded by the coding sequence ATGAGTTTACAATCCAAAGTAATGGAACAAATGAAGATAGCCATGAAGGCCAAGGATACTGTAGCCTTGGAATCTCTCAGGGCCATCAAGTCTGCCCTTTTGTTGGAGAGTACCAGCGGTTCCGGAAAGGAATTAACCGAAGAGGACGAAATAAAGTTGGTTCAGAAATTGGTAAAACAGAGAAAGGATAGCGCAGCTATCTTTATGGAACAGGGACGACAGGATTTGGCCGATCCGGAATTGGCACAAGTAACGGTTATAGAACAATTTTTACCGGAACAACTTACCGAAGAAGAGGTGGAAAAAGTGGTGGTTCAAACCATCGATACCACAGGTGCTTCCGGTATGAAGGATATGGGAAAAGTTATGGGTATCGTTTCTAAAGAACTGGCCGGCCAGGCAGATGGTAAAATGATATCTGCCATTGTAAAGCAAAAATTAAATTCTTAG
- a CDS encoding type II toxin-antitoxin system HicB family antitoxin, translating into MADNLEHEGYFGSVEYSSRDGLLHGKVIGINDLVSYEGTSVKELKEAFEGSVDHYLETCKELGKEPNRFYRGGFNIRTSSEIHRELSIMAERKKMKLNELVNKAFDYLVKNEDKVLNQNKVEQ; encoded by the coding sequence ATGGCAGATAATTTGGAACATGAAGGGTATTTCGGTTCTGTGGAGTATAGTTCTCGGGACGGGCTGCTACACGGAAAAGTTATCGGAATAAACGACTTGGTCAGCTATGAGGGTACTTCGGTCAAAGAGCTGAAGGAGGCTTTTGAAGGGTCCGTCGACCATTATCTTGAAACCTGCAAGGAGCTTGGTAAAGAACCGAACAGGTTTTATAGGGGAGGGTTCAATATCCGTACATCCAGTGAAATCCACAGGGAGCTTTCGATAATGGCCGAAAGGAAAAAAATGAAACTGAACGAACTGGTCAACAAGGCCTTTGATTATCTGGTAAAGAACGAGGACAAGGTCCTGAACCAAAATAAGGTCGAACAATGA
- a CDS encoding nucleotidyl transferase AbiEii/AbiGii toxin family protein: protein MREKERTDLREQQYQGSGQALWHQTGPHEELQPLIWIMAVDQAVSDELKSVIVQLMQADCLKDFNLGGGTNLAIRHNHRVSTDIDLFSQGVVGVERLREMSAYFKSNFKDGLLGLLEENFGDDQMAFLRVNVQRNGVPIKNRHHPEYSIAPSHRNILQH from the coding sequence GTGCGCGAAAAAGAGCGAACAGATTTGCGGGAACAGCAGTATCAGGGCAGTGGCCAAGCGTTATGGCATCAGACCGGACCACATGAAGAACTACAACCCCTCATTTGGATAATGGCCGTCGACCAAGCCGTTTCGGACGAGTTGAAAAGCGTGATTGTCCAATTGATGCAAGCAGATTGTTTAAAGGACTTTAACCTTGGAGGTGGGACCAACCTCGCTATCCGGCACAATCATAGGGTCTCCACGGACATCGACCTCTTTTCCCAAGGTGTGGTCGGGGTCGAAAGATTGAGGGAAATGAGTGCTTATTTCAAATCAAACTTCAAAGACGGGCTTTTGGGCCTCTTGGAGGAAAACTTCGGGGATGACCAAATGGCCTTTCTCAGGGTGAACGTACAAAGGAACGGGGTCCCGATCAAAAATAGACATCATCCAGAATATTCCATTGCTCCATCCCATAGAAATATTTTACAACATTAG
- a CDS encoding recombinase family protein, giving the protein MDLEVFEQFAKKEKGRIIGKSNTAVIYTRVSSKEQFDNNASLTTQLKYCQEYAIRKKLEVIEYFGGTYESAKSDERREFQKMLSYVKRRKNIGYIIVYSYDRFSRTGANGAYISGQLKKQGIAVVSATQEIDVTTSAGTFQENLFHMFSHFDNQIRRDKSITGMQEKLRKGYWTGAYPFGYTNTNPGKGKVPNFVITKKGRLLKQAFLWKANANMSHVEIAKRLEEKGLNINAKKLTDLFRNPFYCGLIVNSLIPGEVIPGKHEALIPKKVFLKIHDLLHAGNSPKKYSFDDENLPLKKFVRSSVCGTPYTGFIVKKKGLYYYKNRRKGSKENRSAKKLHVEFLNLLGRFTIADRKYIEPLTEIIHDTLIDKNQEALDDQKRLTKELGQLEEQINTLERRFVVLNEITKSQYDLFMPELKAKQRELEVKLENGGINSSNLKKSVKMALNYACNLPKLWELGDLETKRAVQYMVFPDGIRYDFKNKLVQTFRVNEIFGAISSFSDNCKEIEKGTFHPNCGKSPLVTPEGFKPPTLRAEI; this is encoded by the coding sequence ATGGACTTAGAGGTATTCGAGCAATTTGCCAAGAAGGAAAAGGGAAGAATCATAGGTAAAAGTAATACGGCCGTCATTTACACCCGTGTTTCCAGCAAAGAGCAATTTGACAACAATGCCAGTCTAACTACCCAACTCAAATATTGCCAAGAGTATGCGATCAGAAAAAAGCTAGAGGTAATCGAATATTTCGGGGGAACCTATGAATCGGCAAAGAGCGACGAACGTAGGGAATTCCAAAAGATGCTAAGCTATGTCAAGCGACGCAAGAACATCGGTTATATCATTGTCTATTCCTACGATAGGTTTTCAAGAACTGGCGCGAACGGTGCATATATCAGTGGGCAACTAAAGAAACAGGGAATAGCGGTCGTTTCGGCCACCCAGGAAATCGATGTTACAACAAGCGCAGGTACGTTCCAGGAAAATCTTTTCCACATGTTTTCCCACTTCGACAACCAAATCCGCAGGGACAAATCCATTACGGGCATGCAGGAGAAGTTACGGAAGGGATACTGGACGGGAGCTTATCCCTTTGGTTACACCAATACCAATCCCGGAAAGGGGAAGGTTCCTAATTTCGTGATTACCAAAAAAGGAAGACTACTCAAGCAAGCGTTTTTGTGGAAGGCGAACGCAAATATGTCCCATGTCGAGATTGCAAAACGCTTGGAAGAAAAGGGCTTGAATATCAACGCAAAAAAACTGACCGACCTTTTCAGGAACCCTTTTTACTGCGGGCTTATTGTCAATAGTCTGATTCCGGGAGAGGTAATTCCGGGAAAACATGAAGCTTTAATACCAAAGAAAGTATTTCTTAAAATCCATGATTTGCTTCACGCAGGGAATTCACCGAAGAAATATTCGTTCGACGATGAAAACCTGCCATTGAAAAAGTTCGTCAGATCCTCGGTTTGCGGAACACCTTACACTGGATTTATCGTAAAGAAAAAGGGCCTGTATTATTACAAGAACAGGCGTAAGGGCAGTAAGGAAAACAGAAGTGCCAAAAAGCTCCATGTAGAATTTTTGAATCTATTGGGGAGGTTTACAATAGCCGATAGAAAGTATATCGAACCCTTGACCGAGATAATTCACGACACCCTGATCGATAAGAACCAAGAGGCACTTGACGACCAAAAAAGGTTGACCAAGGAACTCGGCCAGCTCGAAGAACAAATCAATACATTGGAAAGAAGGTTCGTTGTACTGAACGAGATTACAAAATCGCAGTACGACCTTTTTATGCCGGAACTAAAAGCAAAACAAAGGGAATTGGAGGTAAAACTGGAAAATGGGGGAATCAATAGTTCAAACCTCAAAAAGTCGGTAAAGATGGCACTTAACTATGCCTGTAACCTGCCTAAATTGTGGGAGTTAGGCGATTTGGAAACTAAAAGAGCCGTACAATATATGGTGTTCCCTGACGGGATTAGGTATGACTTCAAAAACAAGCTAGTTCAAACTTTTCGGGTCAATGAAATTTTTGGTGCAATCTCCTCGTTTTCAGATAATTGTAAGGAAATTGAAAAGGGGACTTTCCATCCAAATTGTGGAAAATCCCCTTTAGTGACCCCGGAGGGATTCAAACCCCCAACCCTCAGAGCCGAAATCTGA
- a CDS encoding DUF6922 domain-containing protein: MKKSHNIASSKGKNLKGYFPGPVFWDVDPSVLDVEKDKIFIIERVLSRNMGDPQYFELLERLYPISDIVRCAKKSEQICGNSSIRAVAKRYGIRPDHMKNYNPSFG; the protein is encoded by the coding sequence ATGAAAAAGTCGCACAACATAGCATCATCCAAAGGAAAGAACCTAAAGGGTTACTTTCCCGGACCTGTATTTTGGGATGTCGACCCCAGCGTACTTGATGTAGAAAAGGACAAGATCTTTATCATCGAAAGGGTACTGTCCCGCAACATGGGAGACCCACAATATTTTGAGCTTCTCGAAAGGCTCTACCCGATAAGTGACATTGTCCGGTGCGCGAAAAAGAGCGAACAGATTTGCGGGAACAGCAGTATCAGGGCAGTGGCCAAGCGTTATGGCATCAGACCGGACCACATGAAGAACTACAACCCCTCATTTGGATAA
- a CDS encoding Fic family protein, whose translation MEGKDPFVATRKKYDSLKEKYDKLIVSAFDADDFRRYNEILFSAHSCGIEGNSFSVDDTRELKEKGYAVNLVNKTLLEAFEIMDHFNAYDYILKNKGSDFNESFVRTVHKILTKNTLPYKGHKPGEYAKTQMAAGDTVFRDTKKAIANMPRLLASFDDAIKNKKTHPLELSAIFHKMFIYSHPFPDGNGRLGRLLSNFILEKFKHPHIIILKEDRQEYIDALKASEKHNNMLAIVNFFYDTSIKRMQNEIGQKKNLSKNFNLGFEDGNKRKKGFTGPKK comes from the coding sequence ATGGAAGGAAAGGATCCGTTCGTCGCAACCAGAAAAAAATACGATTCCCTAAAGGAGAAATACGATAAATTGATCGTATCGGCCTTTGATGCCGATGATTTCAGGAGATACAATGAAATCCTGTTTTCCGCCCACAGTTGTGGTATAGAGGGCAATAGCTTCAGCGTGGACGACACGAGGGAGCTTAAGGAAAAGGGGTATGCCGTTAATCTTGTCAACAAGACCTTACTGGAAGCGTTCGAAATAATGGACCATTTCAATGCCTACGATTATATCCTGAAAAACAAGGGTTCCGATTTCAACGAATCCTTCGTAAGAACGGTACATAAAATATTGACCAAAAATACATTGCCTTATAAAGGCCACAAACCCGGCGAATATGCCAAGACCCAAATGGCGGCCGGCGATACGGTATTCCGTGACACCAAAAAGGCCATAGCGAACATGCCAAGGCTTCTGGCCAGTTTTGACGATGCCATCAAAAACAAAAAAACGCACCCTTTGGAGTTGAGCGCCATATTCCACAAAATGTTCATTTACAGCCATCCCTTTCCGGATGGTAACGGAAGGTTAGGCCGGTTGCTGTCCAATTTTATTCTGGAGAAGTTCAAACATCCCCATATCATTATTTTAAAGGAGGATAGGCAGGAATATATCGATGCACTCAAAGCTTCCGAGAAGCACAACAATATGTTGGCGATAGTCAACTTTTTCTATGATACATCGATCAAGAGAATGCAAAATGAAATAGGTCAAAAAAAAAACCTTTCGAAGAATTTCAACTTGGGTTTTGAGGACGGGAATAAAAGAAAAAAGGGTTTTACAGGCCCAAAAAAATAG
- a CDS encoding plasmid mobilization protein: protein MGRPKKELTSLKIIQVNIRMTVDDYIKVSLSAETIGLSITEYIRRKITKRSLPKKRISPYDRKLFVELSRVGNNLNQITKVVNSGIWDPFSIHRQLEEVKVLLQYLKSNIAHNDW from the coding sequence ATGGGAAGGCCAAAAAAAGAATTGACGTCATTGAAAATAATACAGGTCAACATCAGAATGACCGTTGATGACTATATCAAGGTTTCCCTTAGTGCGGAGACCATTGGCTTATCTATAACCGAATATATCCGAAGAAAGATTACCAAAAGGTCCCTGCCAAAGAAAAGGATAAGCCCATATGACCGGAAACTTTTTGTTGAACTGAGCCGGGTGGGAAACAATCTGAACCAAATTACCAAGGTGGTAAACTCGGGCATTTGGGACCCTTTCAGTATTCATAGACAATTGGAAGAAGTAAAAGTGCTATTGCAATATCTTAAATCAAATATCGCACACAATGATTGGTAA
- a CDS encoding IS3 family transposase (programmed frameshift), translating to MRKSKFSPTQIAKILKEFDNGKSVAEITRDHGVSSAAFYKWRSKYAGMSGKELKRIKELEEENRKLKQMYATLALDHQMAKEIIEKKPLRPCRKRSIGKDLAHYGISRACRVLNMSKSVYYYSPLPKDDDDIEEALREKAGEHPEEGFWMAYHRLRAEGRPWNHKRVYRVYRALGLPLRRKAKKRLPSRVKEPLEVPAEADHTWSMDFVTDVLENKRRFRALNIMDDYNREALHIEVDFSLTSNRVVWVLNHLINRRGKPKRIRMDNGPEFIAKLTSQWSEMHGIEFKYIQPGKPTQNAFVERFNGSFRRGALNRFIFEDINQVREQARIWMDDYNNYRPHKALGYVSPKQYLELNSLCGTAQGIKNDNFDEVLEK from the exons ATGAGGAAGAGCAAATTTTCACCAACACAGATCGCGAAGATTTTAAAGGAGTTCGACAACGGCAAGTCCGTTGCAGAGATAACCCGTGACCATGGGGTCAGCTCCGCCGCATTTTACAAGTGGCGTTCGAAGTACGCCGGTATGAGCGGGAAGGAGCTCAAGCGCATCAAGGAGCTCGAGGAGGAGAACCGCAAGCTCAAGCAGATGTACGCCACCTTGGCCCTGGACCACCAAATGGCCAAGGAGATCATCGAAAAAAAGC CTCTGAGGCCCTGCCGAAAGCGAAGCATCGGAAAGGATCTTGCCCATTACGGCATCAGCAGGGCGTGCCGTGTCCTTAACATGAGCAAGAGCGTATATTATTACAGTCCGTTGCCAAAAGATGACGACGATATAGAGGAGGCACTTCGGGAAAAGGCCGGGGAACATCCGGAGGAGGGTTTCTGGATGGCCTATCACCGTTTGAGGGCGGAGGGGAGGCCATGGAACCATAAGCGCGTTTACCGTGTCTACAGAGCACTGGGACTGCCCTTGAGAAGAAAGGCGAAGAAACGCCTGCCGTCCCGTGTAAAGGAACCTTTGGAGGTCCCAGCGGAGGCGGACCATACTTGGAGCATGGACTTTGTTACCGACGTCCTGGAGAACAAACGCCGTTTCAGGGCACTCAACATCATGGACGATTACAACAGGGAGGCGCTGCACATCGAAGTGGACTTTTCCCTGACAAGCAACCGGGTGGTATGGGTCCTGAACCACTTGATAAACCGAAGGGGCAAGCCCAAGCGCATACGCATGGACAACGGCCCGGAATTCATAGCAAAGCTCACCTCCCAATGGAGCGAGATGCATGGAATAGAGTTCAAATATATACAACCGGGAAAACCGACCCAGAACGCTTTTGTGGAACGGTTCAACGGCAGTTTTAGGAGAGGGGCCCTCAATAGGTTCATCTTTGAGGACATTAATCAGGTAAGGGAACAGGCACGGATTTGGATGGACGATTACAACAATTACAGACCACACAAGGCCCTGGGATATGTGTCCCCCAAACAATATCTGGAGCTTAATTCCTTGTGCGGTACCGCACAAGGAATTAAAAACGATAACTTTGATGAAGTATTAGAAAAATGA
- a CDS encoding relaxase/mobilization nuclease domain-containing protein encodes MIGKIVIGKDFYGVLAYNEKKVREGFGYVIDSNIEHSTPVKMTQEFNLIRELRPSLGKAVLHVSLNLPHSDYLDDKTFVSFGCDYLMKMGFDNNQFIMYRHTDTEHEHIHIIANRVRYSGRLTSDSNIKRRSRKILDNLEKKYGLTQIVGNTNIKKSLTQKEIEKTLRTGNVPIKLVIQDKVGSVISKATDTAQFITLLQQQNISPRFNISKTSGRVSGISFKYQGVVYKGSTLGKKFSWNSIVKHIAYEQTRDRSVILSANEKERGTHLTGERNNGTTIRPEQRNNRTAQGTENSSGQSEGHLGKTEGDGTVQPLVDETEWNPFKLELMDEGIKKKRKRKKKKKGLNL; translated from the coding sequence ATGATTGGTAAGATAGTCATAGGAAAGGATTTTTATGGAGTGCTGGCCTACAATGAAAAAAAGGTACGTGAAGGGTTCGGGTATGTCATTGACTCAAATATCGAGCATTCCACCCCCGTTAAAATGACGCAGGAATTCAATTTGATAAGGGAACTTCGTCCAAGCCTTGGCAAAGCAGTTCTTCATGTATCCCTGAACTTACCGCACTCGGATTATTTGGATGATAAGACGTTCGTATCGTTTGGGTGTGATTATTTGATGAAGATGGGTTTTGACAACAATCAATTTATAATGTACCGTCATACCGATACCGAACATGAACATATCCATATCATAGCCAATCGGGTAAGGTATTCGGGGAGATTAACAAGTGACAGTAATATTAAAAGAAGAAGCCGTAAAATACTTGATAATCTGGAAAAGAAATACGGACTAACCCAAATTGTTGGTAACACAAATATCAAAAAATCACTTACCCAAAAAGAAATAGAGAAGACCCTAAGAACGGGCAATGTTCCAATTAAACTTGTTATTCAAGACAAAGTCGGTTCGGTAATTTCAAAGGCAACGGACACAGCGCAATTCATCACGTTACTACAACAACAAAATATTTCTCCAAGATTCAACATTAGCAAAACATCGGGAAGAGTCTCGGGCATATCCTTCAAATATCAGGGAGTTGTATATAAAGGCAGTACACTCGGTAAAAAATTTTCATGGAACAGCATCGTAAAACATATCGCTTATGAGCAAACAAGAGACCGTTCAGTTATACTATCGGCTAATGAAAAAGAACGAGGAACTCATCTTACTGGCGAAAGAAACAATGGAACGACAATCAGGCCTGAACAAAGAAATAATAGAACTGCGCAAGGCACTGAAAATTCTTCTGGGCAATCAGAAGGTCATCTGGGAAAAACTGAAGGAGATGGAACAGTCCAACCTCTAGTAGATGAAACGGAATGGAATCCGTTTAAACTTGAACTTATGGATGAAGGTATCAAGAAAAAGCGCAAAAGAAAGAAGAAAAAGAAAGGACTGAACCTATAG